Genomic segment of Verrucomicrobium sp.:
GCCGGTGGAGTGGTTGGTCAGGCGCCGGGTGCCGTCGATCGGCGCGTAAGCCGGGCCGCAGGTGACGATCAGGTTCATCGTTCCCCGGTCTTACTCTCCGCCCGGGGGGAAGGCGAGATATTGCATTTGCCGCCGAATGGGGGGAGCCTAGGCGTCCTTATGAGCGCGACGGCGGAGCGGCTGAAGGCGGAGAACGACGCGGTGCGGGCGCGGCTGGCCGACGCGGCCTACGCGGAGCGGGAAGGCTGGCGCCGCCGCACGAACCTGGACGGCACCCCCAGCGCCTGGGTGCAGGGCTCCCTGGAGGGTATCGCCCCGGAGGCCCAAATCGGGCCCGACGTGGTGATCTACAACCGCGCGGGGGAGCTGCTCATCTCCGCCACGAACACCCTTTCCGGCAACACCCGCGTGGAGGGGCCGGTCCTTATCGACCAGTCCGCCCTGCGCGACGCCGCCATCACCGGCGACCGGCGCGTGCAGCCGAATCCGGGCGTGCAGCGCATGGTCGGCATCGTCACGCTGGCGGAGAGCCGGGTGGAGGACGCCACCGTGCGGGCTTCCCACCTTTTCCGCACGGCGGTGACGGGCGACGCCGCCATCGCCTGGACGGTGGCGGACGAGGCCGCCGTTTCCGGCCCGGAGACGCGGGCGGCCTACGCCGCCCTCGACCCGGGCTCTTTCCTGGGCGGCGGCGCGCGGCTGCTCGACGGCGTGCTGGCCGCCGGCGTCCGGGCCGACCGGGCGGTGGAGATCCGGCACCAGGTCGTCCGGGACAACCGCTACGCCGCAGGGCCGCTGCGGCTTTCCGCCATTTCGGAGGCCGCCTCCGACATGAACCGCCCCCGCCCCGGGAAGGAAAAGTCCGACGACGGGGATCGCGGGCGGACGATTTAGCGGTTAGAGTGGGGCGTTTGCGATGAGCGCCCTTTCCTGGTTCGACGATCCCGCCTGGCGGAAACCCCGCGCCGCGCTCACTCCGAAGCGCCCCTGCGGCCTGGCCGCGCTGCCCGCCGCCGCGCAGGCCTTCGCCGTCGCCGGGCTCCTGCACGGCGGGAAGGCCCCGGCTCTCGTCGTCGCGCCCGGGGTGAAGGCGCAGGAGGAGTTCGCCAGTGAGTTGGAGGCCTGGGCGCCCGGCCTTTCCTTCCTCTTTTTCCCGGAGGCGGAGCCGCCCGTCGGCGACGCCCTGCCCGATCCCGCCTTGGCCGCCGAGCGGCTCGCCGTCGTCCGGCGGCTGCAGGGGGCGGCGGGCGCGGGCGCGGCCCCCGTGATCGTCACGACGCAGGCGGCGCTCGACCAGCCGCTGCCGAATCCCGAGGCCCTGGGCCGCGTGGCCCACCTGGAAGCGGGGAAGGCGCAGGGCCGGGACGCTTTCCTGGCGCTCTTGGCGGAGGCGGGCTACCAGCGGGAGCTGGAGGTGAGCGGGCCGGGCCAGTTCAGCGTGCGCGGCGGCATCGTCGACGTCTTTTCCTGGGCGTCCGCCCAGCCGGTCCGCAGTGAGTGGGACGGGGACGAGGTCGTCTCCCTGCGCCTTTTCGATCCCGCGCTCCAGCGCTCCCTGGAAAACGTGCCCCGCGCGGAGGTGAGCCTGCTGAAGGCCGCCGCGGAGGGGGAGGGAGAGGCCGCCCTGGCCGATTATCTGCCGCCCGGCACCGTCGCCTTTTCCCTGGGGGACGACGCGGAGGCGGAGCCGGTGTCGCTCGAGTTCTTCGGCCACGAGTTCCTCCACGGCCGCGCGGGGGACTGGATCGCCCAGGAGCGGCGGCGGGACCTTTTCCTCTCCCACCTGCGCGACTGGATGGATGACGAGTGGGAGATCGTCCTGGCCGCCAATAACGAAGGGGAGGAGCGCCGCCTGCGGGAGATTTTGGGCGAGCAGGGGATCGACCTGGAGAAGGTCTCCTTTGCCCAGCGGCGGCTCCTGCGCGGCTTTTCCTGGCCCGCGGCGCGGCGCGTCATCCTGGCGGACGCGGAGATCTTTGGCCGCTACCAGACGCTGCGCGCCCTGCGGCGGCGGGAGCGGGCGCTCCACGCGCCGCTTTCCCGCGCCGCCTCCATCAGCGCCGCCGCCCTTTCCGACTGGGCGGAGGGGGACTACGTCGTCCACCTCCATCACGGCATCGCCCGCTACCGGGGGATGCAGAAGCTGCCCGGGGAAAAGGGGGAGACCGACGTGCTGGTCCTCCAGTTCGCCGAGCAGGCGCGGCTCTACGTCCCGCTGGAGGAGTCCTACCTCATCTCCCGCTACCTGGGGGCGACGAAGAAGGCCCCGGCCCTGGACCAGCTGGGCGGGCCGCGCTGGGAAAAGGCGCGGGCCCAGGCGCAGAAGGCGGTGCGGGATTACGCGCTGAAGCTGGTGCGCGTCCAGGCGGAGCGGGAGACCCTGCAGGGCTTCGCCTTCCCGCCGGACAACGCCTGGCAGGCGGAGTTCGAGGAGGCCTTCGTCTATGAGGAGACGCCCGACCAGCTCAAGGCGATCGCCGAGGCGAAGCGGGACATGGAATCCCCCAAGCCGATGGACCGCCTCGTCTGCGGCGACGTCGGCTTCGGCAAGACGGAGGTGGCCATCCGCGCGATTTTCAAGGCGGTCATGGGGGGCAAGCAGGCCTCCTTCCTGGTCCCCACCACCGTCCTGGCCCAGCAGCATTTCCAGAACCTGCGGGAGCGCTACGCCGACTATCCCGTGCGGGTGGAGATCCTCTCCCGCTACCGCACCCCGGCGGAGCAAAAGAAGGTCCTGGAGGGGCTGGCGGACGGCAGCGTCGACGTCGTCGTCGGCACGCACCGGCTTTTGTCGAAGGACGTCGTCTTCAAGGACCTCGGCCTCGTCGTCATCGACGAGGAGCAGCGCTTCGGCGTCGTGCAGAAGGAGAAGTTCAAGCAGCTCTTCCGCCTGGTCGACGTATTGACCCTCTCCGCCACGCCGATTCCCCGCACCCTCTACCTGGCCATGACCGGCGCGCGGGACCTTTCCACGATCGAGACGCCGCCGCCCAGCCGCCAGACGGTGGAGACGATCATCAGCCCCTACGACGAGCGGGTCATCCGCGGCGCGATCGAGCGGGAACTGGCCCGCGACGGCCAGGTCTATTTCCTGCACAACCGGGTCCAGTCGATCGAGCGGATGGCGGAGCGGCTGCGGGAGCTGGTCCCCGGCCTGCGCGTCGACATCGGCCACGGGCAGATGGACAAGGGGGACCTGGAGGACGTCATGCGCCGCTTCGTGGAAGGGCGGACGCAGGTCCTTTTGGCCACCTCGATCATCGAGAACGGCCTGGATATTCCCAACGCCAACACGATCCTCATCGACCGCGCCGACCGCTTCGGCCTGGCCGACCTTTACCAGCTGCGCGGCCGGGTGGGCCGCTCCCATTCCAAGGCGCACGCCTACCTCCTCCTGCCCCGGGAGATGCTGGGCAGCGGCGGCGACGCGCGGAAGCGCCTGGGGGCCATGCGGCAGTACGCCGCCCTGGGCTCCGGCTTCAAGCTGGCGATGCGGGATCTGGAGATCCGCGGCGCGGGCAGCATGCTGGGCACGGCGCAGAGCGGCCACATCACCTCCATCGGCTTCGACCTCTACTGCCACCTCCTCCAGGGGGCGGTCTCCCAGCTCAAGGCGCAGGCCGGGCCGGACGGGCAGATCCCGCCCCTGCCGGAAACCGATTGCCGCGTCGCGCTCGACTTCCTGGCCCTGCACCAGCGGGAGGCCGGGGACGCGCGGCCCCCGGCGCTGCTCCCCTCTTCCTACCTGGCGGAGAGCCGCTGGCGGGTGGAGGGTTACCGCCGCCTGAACGAGGCGGCGCGGACGGAGGAGCTGGAGGCGCTGCGCCAGGACTGGCGGGACCGCCACGGCCCGTGGCCCGCGCCGGTGGAGCGGCTTCTCCTCCTGCATGAGATCCGCATCCTGGGCCGCCAGCGCCGGATCGAGCGGATCGAAACCCAGGGGGAGAAGCTGGTTCTCAAGCGCCGGGGGGACTACATCATGATCGGCGGGAAGTTTCCCCGCTTGACGGCTTCGGGCGCTGAAAATAAGTTGACCGAAATCCGTTCATGGCTCCTTTCCATCGCCTAGCCAGCGGCCTCCTCCTATTTTTGGTCGCGGCCGGGACGGTCCGCGCCGCCCACATCGCCGACGGCATCGCGGCGGTGGTCAACGACAAGGTCATCCCCTATTCCGAGGTGACCAAGCGCGTGGAGGATACCGAGCGCATCCTGCGCGAGACCTACAACGGCCCCGAGCTGGTCAGCCGCATCAAGGAGGCCCGCCTCAACGCCCTGCGCGCGCTCATCGAGCGGGAGCTCATCATCCAGGACTTCAAGAAGCAGGGCTACTTCATCCCGGACACCATCATCGAGGACCGCCTCCACAACACGATCCAGACCCAGTACGAGGGGGACCGCACCGCCTTCATCCGCACCATCCAGGCCCAGGGCCTTTCCCTGGACCAGTTCAAGGACGAGCTGCGCAACTCGGTCATCGTCCAGGCGATGCGGTCGAAGAACGTCTCGGAAAACGTCGTCATCTCCCCCTACAAGGTGGAGCAGTATTACCAGGACAACGCGGCCCAGTTCACCCAGGAGGGCCAGGTCCGCCTGGGCATCATCTACCTGCGGAAGTCGCTTTTCCCGAAGAAGGACGCCTCCGGCCAGGAGGTCGACCCCACGGCGGAGATCGCCAAGGAGCTCCTCTTCAAGCTCGACACCGGCGCCAACTTCGCCGACCTGGCCCGCTCCTATTCGGAGGGGCCCAAGCGGCAGGAAGGCGGCGACATCGGCTGGGTGAAGCGGGGCGATCTGCGGGCGGAGATCTCCGACGTCGCCTTCGACCTCCAGCCCGGCCAGACCAGCCGCGTCATCACCTCTTCCGACGGCTACTACATCGTCCGCGTCGAGGACCGGAAACGGCCCCAGGTCCAGCCGATGAGCGAGGTGCGCGCCCAGATCGAGCAGGCCCTCGTCGAGGAGGACCGCCAGCGGCTCCAGCTGGAATGGCTCGACCGCCTGCGGGCCAAGGCCTTCATCAAGACGGCGTTTTAGGGTGAAAGCCCCCGTCATCGCCGTCACCCTGGGCGATCCCGCCGGCGTCGGGCCGGAAGTCGCCGCCGCCGCCTTGCGCGGCCCGCTGCCCAAAGGGTTCCGCTACGAGGTCGTCGGCAAGGCGGGCGCGGCAAAGCCGGGCCGTTCCACCCGCCGTTCCGCCCGGGCGGCCTGGGACGCCCTGGAGCGCGCGGCGGAGGGCTGCCGCGCGGGGCGCTACGCCGCCGTCGTCACCGGCCCGGTGCGGAAGGAAACCCTGGCGGAGATCGGCTTCCCCTATCCGGGCCAGACGGAGTTCCTCGCCGCCGCCTGCGGCCTGCCGGAAGAGCGCGCGGTGATGGCCTTCTGGTCCCCCCGGCTCCGCGTCTCCCTCCTGTCCGCCCATTGCAGCCTGAAGGAATCGATCGCCCGGGCCACCGCCGCCCGCCTCCGCCACGTGGCGGGGGAGACCGCGCGCTTCCTGCGGGAGCTGGGGATCGTCCGGCCCCGGCTGGCCGTGGCGGGGATCAATCCCCACGCGGGGGAAAACGGCCTCTTCGGCCGGGAAGAGGCCCGCTTCGCCCCGGTTTTCCGGGCGGGCATTCCGGGCGCGGAGCTCTCCGGGCCCTATCCCGCCGACACGGTCTTTTGGCGCGCCGCGCACGGGGAGTTCGACGGGGTCGTCGCCGCCAACCACGACCAGGGCCTGGCCCCCTTCAAGATGGCCGCCTTCCACGACGGGGTGAACGTGACCCTGGGCCTTCCCCTGGTCCGCACCAGCCCGGATCACGGCACCGCCCTGGCCCTGGCGGGGACCGGCCGGGCCGACCCGCGCAGCATGGTTGCCGCCCTCCGGCTGGCCGCAAAAATCGTTGCCGGGCGGGCCCGCGCCGCCCAACGTGAAGGCTCTCCGAAGCCATGAACGTTTCCGACCTGCGCGGCATCCTCACCTACGTCCCCCAATTCCGGGACAAGCTCTTCGTCGTCTCCATCGACGGGGCGATCGTCTCCCAGGACAACTTCTCCAACATCCTCCTGGACCTGGCGGTCCTCCACAGCCTGCGCATCCGCCTCATCGTGGTGCACGGCATCGGCCACCAGCTGCAGGAGATGTCCCGCATGGGCGCGCCCATTTCCGACCTGCACGGCACCGGCGTGACCGACGCGCCGACCCTGGCCGCCGCGCTGACCGCCGCCAACCGGACGACGCACGAGATCATGGAGGGCCTCTCCTCCAGCGACCTGCGCGCCGTCTACGCCAACGCGGTCATCGCCCACCCCTTCGGCATCGTCGGCGGGGTTGACCGGCAGCTCACCGGCCGGGTGGAGCGGGTCGACACCGCCTTCCTGAACGAGCTCTTGGAGCGGGAGATCATCCCGGTGCTCCCCCCCCTCGGCTTCGACGGGGAGGGGCGGACCTACCGCGTCAACTCGGACGGCGTGGCCCAGGCGGTGGCGGAGTCCATGCGCGCGGCCAAGCTGATCTACCTCACCCCGGAGCCGGGCCTCTTCCGCGGCAGCTCCCTCATCAGCCAGATGGCGGTGGCGGAGGCGGAGGACTACCTCAAGAAATCCCACGCGGAGGTCCCGCAAACCCTCATCTCCAAGGTCGAGCACGCCGTGCGCGCCTGCAAGAGCGGCGCGGTCAGCCGCGCCCACCTGATCGACGGCCGCCTGGACGAGGCGATCCTGGGCGAGGTTTTCTCCAAGGTCGGCGTGGGCACCATGATCTACGCCAACGAATACACCGCCATCCGCCCCGCGTTGAAGAAGGACGTGCGGCACATCCTCTCCCTCATCAAGGAGTCGGTGGAGGCGGAGGAGCTGGTGAAACGGACGCGGGCCTCCATCCTCCAGCAGCTGGGGGACTACTACGTCTTCGAGATCGACGGGAACATCGTCGCCTGCGTCGCCCTGCACGTCTTCGCGGAGGGGAAGGCGGAGCTGGCCTGCCTCCACGTCAGCCGCAACCATGAGAATCAGGGCATCGGCCGGAAGCTCATCCACTTCGTCCACGAGCGGGCGAAGGAAAAGGGGGTGCGGGAGCTCTTCGCCCTCTCCACGCGGACGTTCAATTTCTTCCAGCAAAAGGGCGGTTTCCGGGAGGTCGGCCCTGACTTCCTGCCCGCCGCGCGGCGCGAGCGCTACGAGCAGAGCGGCCGCAATTCCAAGGTTCTCATCAAGGCCTTGGCGTAGTGGGCGGGCGCGGAGCGCCCTAAGGCGCGTCGTCGCCGATCGCGGAGATGACCCAGCCGTCCCCTTCCTTGCGCCAGGTGACGTAGCTCACGCCGTCCCGGGCCGGGATGCGGTAGGTCAGGTCGCCCGGGTCATGGTCCCAGTAGCGGACGGTCGGATGGGCGGCGATGCGGTCGGTGTAGTGGTAGTCGTCGGTGCCGCTGAAGAGGGCCGTCCAGAGGCCGCCCCGCCTGTCGAACTGGGTCTGCGTCTCCTGGTAGGTGAAGAAGGGGGCGCTGACGATTTTGGAATTCCCTTTCCGATAGGAGATGAAATGCCATTTGTCCGTGCGCGGCATGTAGCGCAGGGTCAGGCCGGGGTTCAGGTCGTGGATGGAGTCGAGGTAGCCCTGCATCGCCTCGTCCAGGCCGGTGGTGTCGACCGGCTGGCAGGCGCAGAGAAGGCAGCCGAGGAGGGCGGCCAAAAGGGAAAGCCGGCTCACGCGCCCACTCCCCGGACGTGGTGGCCCAGTTTGCGCAGCGCGGCGGCGACCGCCTCGGGCCGGTCCCCCTGGAGGACGATTTCCTCCCCCTCCACCGTGCCGCCGCAGCCCAGCGTCCGCCGCAGGGCGCGGGCCGTTTCCTCCCGGGCTTCCGGCGCGCCGGAGAACCCGGCGACGACGACGACTGTCTTCCCTCCCCGCTCCTTCGTCTCCCGGCGCAGGACGAGCCGTTCGGCCTTGGCCTTGCCTGGGGCGGCGGGGGGTTCCGGGGAGGCGGGGGCCTCGTAGGCGCGGCCCTCCACGGAGGAGAGGCTTTGCAGGAGGGAGTCGGAAAGGCCGCCGAGGGGCGCGGCGGGCGTGTCGCTGGGGGCGACGTCCAGTTTGCGTTTCGGCTTCACGAAAGGTTTGAGGGATGCCTCGATAGCGCCTACGGTTACTGTATTGCGATGGCGCATGCAATCTTAGAGAAGGCAAGCCGCCTGTATCACCAGCGGCGCTGGGACGAAGCCGCCGCCCTCCTGCAGGAGTGCCGCCGCCGGATGCCGGGGGAATTGCAGGTCTACAACCTTCTGGGTCTCGTCGCCCTGGAGAAGCGGGACTGGCCCGCCGCGATCGGCGCGTTTGAGGCGGGCCTCCGCCTCGACCCCCAGAATCCGGAGCTGTGGAACAACTTCGGCCTGGTCATGGCCCACCAGCGCCGCTGGGCCGATTCCGAAACCTGCCTGCGCAACGCCCTGCGCTTCGCGCCGGACCTGCCCATCGCCAAGTTTTCCCTGGTCCGCGCCCTTCTGCACCAGCTTAAGTTCGAGGAGGTCCTCCCCCTCCTCGACGAGGTGGCCCCCCACTACGCGGAGCACGCCGTTCCGCATCTCCGGGGGGACTACTCCTTTCTGCGCGGCACTGCGCTGCTGCGCCTGAACCGGCTGGAGGAGGCGGAGCCCCACTTTCGCCGCACGCTGGAGATCGAGCCGAAGCTGCTGGAGGTGCTGAATAATCTGGGCGTCACCGTCCGCCTGCTGGGGCGGATCGACGAGGCGGTGGAGCTCTTCGACCGCGCCTTGGCCATCGACCCCAACCACGCGGAGAGCCACATCAACCGCGCCACCGTCCGCCTCCTGCAGGGCGACTACGCGGAGGGATGGAAGGAGTTCGACTGGCGTTTCGTCACCTACCACCTCCTCTACGGGCACAAGGAGCTGACCATGCCCCGGTGGGAGGGGCAGCCGCTGGGGGAGGGAAGCGCCCTCCTTCTCCTGGCGGAGCAGGGGCTGGGAGACACCATCCAGTTCATCCGCCTGGCCCGCCAGGCCAAGGAACGGCTGGGCGGGGGGCGGATCATCGTGGAAACGCAGGCTGTCCTGGCCCGGCTGCTGCGGGGCGTGGAGGGGATCGACCAGGTCATCATCCGCGGCACGCCCCGGCCTCCCTTCCAGGCTTGGTCGCCGCTCATGAGTCTGGCCCGCTTCTTTTGCCCCGCCCCGGAGGCGGTCCCCGCGTCCGTTCCTTACCTGGGGGCCTCCCTTTCCGGCTCCCCGCGCACCGGGCCGCTGCGCGTCGGCATCGTCTGGGCCGGAAGCGGCGACCACGCGGAAAACCGCGCCCGCTCCTGTCCGCCGGAGGCGCTTCTGCCCTTGCGGGACGTGCCGGGCGTCGAGATCGTCAGCCTGCAAAAGCTGGAGCCTTCCGCCCCGCCGCCTCCTTTCCCGGACGCCGTGGGGGCCTGCCGCGATTTCCTCGACACGGCGCGCGTCGTCGCCGGGCTCGACTTGGTGCTGGCGGTCGACACCGCCGTCGGCCACCTGGCGGGGGCGATGGGCAAGCCGCTCTGGCTCCTCCTGCCCCGCCACGCGGAATGGCGCTGGCTCATCGACCGGGAGACGACGCCCTGGTACCCCACGGCCCGCCTGATGCGCCAACCGGCGCGGGGCGACTGGGTGGGGCTCATTGCCCGCGTCGCGCGGGAGCTGGAGGAGGCCGCGCGAACCGGCGCGGGGCTTCTGCCGCCCGCCTCGCCGTCATGAGCGGCCCGGCCTTTTCCTTTGCGGAAGCCGCCGTCCTGGCCGAGCGGGGGCTGGAGGCCCAGGCCTCCGGCGACGCCGCCGCGGCCCTGGCCCTTTACCGGCAGGCCGCCCCCGCCTTGGACGCCGTCCCGGAATTGCACAACAACCTGGCCCTGTGCGAGCTGGCCCTGGACCGTCCCGAGGCGGCGGAGGCGGCGTTGCGCCGCGCGCTGGAGCTGCGCCCTCTTTACGCGGAAGCGCGCAACAACCTGGGCCTGGTCCTGCAGAAGCGGGGCTTGGCGGAAGAGGCGGCGGCGGCGTTTCGCGCCGCCTTGGAAATCGACCCGCTCTACGCCCACGCCGCCTTCAACCTGGGCAACGTGGAGCTGGAGGCGGGCCGCGCGGCGGCCGCCGCCGCTTTGTTTGAGCGGGCGCTGGCCCTTTCCGGCGGCACGTTTCCCAAGGCGGCGATGAACCTTGGCATTGCCCTTCTGGAGGCGGGGGATCCGCCCGCCGCCGTGCGCGCGCACGAGCGGGCCCGCTCGCTGGCCCCGGACGATGCGGAAAGCGCGGCCAACCTGGCCCTGGCCCGCCTCATGACGGGGGATTGGGAAAGGGGCTGGGCGGAGTACGAGGCCCGCTGGCTGCTGCCGGGGTATGCCCCGCCGGCTTTTCCCATGCCCGCGTGGCATGGGGAAGATTTGGCGGGAAAGCGGCTGCTCCTTTGGACGGAGCAGGGGGCGGGCACCTCGATCCAGTTCCTGCGTTACGCGGCGGTGCTGGCCGGGCGCGGGGCGCGCGTCACCGTGGCGTGCGAGGAGCCGCTGCGCCGCCTGGCCGCCGCGGCGGAGGGCGTCGCCGCCGTCGTGCCGCGCGGGGAGGCCGTCCCGCCCGGCGCGTTCGACTTTCATTTGCCGCTGGTCTCCGCGGCGCGGCTTTGCGGCACCCGGCTGGAAAGCGTCCCGCCGCCCGCGCGGTTCCGGGGGGTTGCCCGGTCCGCCCCGGGACGCCCGCCTTTCCGCGTGGCGCTGGCCTGGACGGGCAATCCCGCCTTTTCCCAGAACGCCCGCCGGGGCGTGCCGCTGGAAAAATTCGCCGCGCTGGCCCGCGCGGCGGGGGAACGCTTTTCCTGGCGCGCCTTCCAGCAGGGCGGCGCCTCCCTGGAGGCCTGGCCCGCCGGGGCGCCGCCGCTGGAGCCGCCGCCGCATTTCGCCGATTTTTACGAGACGGCCCAGGCGCTGGCGGAGGCCGACTTGGTGGTGACGAGCGACACCGCGCTGGCCCATCTGGCCGGGAGCCTTGGCGTTCCCACGGCCCTCCTCCTCATGGCGGCGCCCGATTGGCGCTGGCAGCAGGGCGGGGAGGGTGATCCCTACGACGAGCGCACGCCCTGGTATCCCTCCGTGCGGCTTTTCCGCCAGCGCCTCCCCGGGGCCTGGGACGCGCCGCTGGCCGCCCTGGCCGCCCGGCTGCGGGAGTGGAGCGGGGGCCCGCTGTGAAGAACGGCCTGCTCATCGTCGCCGACCGGCGGCTCCCCGCCTCATGGGAGAAGGCGCTGGCCTTGGAGGAGGCGGCCCGCCGGGAAGGCCGCAGCGCCGTCCTGCGCGACGCGGCGGAGCTGGAAATCCCCCTCGATTTCATCGGCCACGTCGGCGAGGCCCCCTTCCGTGAGGCCTATCTCCATATCTTGCGCTCGATCTACGCGGTGCTGGGCCGCTTCTACGAGATGGCGGAGATCGTCGCCGTTCCGCCGCTGCCCGATCCGGTCCGGCACGCCCTGAGCGACGTGGAGGGCCTCCGCTTCCGCGTGGAGGAGGCCGCGCCCGCCGCTCCTGCGGCCGAGGCGGCGGAGCCGCCTGCGGCCTTCTCCTCCGCCCTGGTCGTGGCGCAGGACGTGATGCCGCACAGCACGAAGACCTCGGAGGCGATCCTGCGGGCCTGCCGCGCCCTGGGCCTGCCCGCCGTGGCGCGGGACGGCTCGATCCTGCGGCTGATGGCCGACATCGAGTCCCAGTTCGTCGCCGACCCGGAGGCGGCGTGGGCGGAGGCGCGGGAGCGGGTGCGGGGCCTGTACGGCGCCACGGTGCGCGAGCACGCCCGCCCGGGCGGTCCTGGCGCGGCGGTCCTGGCGCTCGACCTTAACTGGTTCTTCGACGAGGCCCTCTTCCTCGACGATCCAGCCGTCTCCCGCATCTACTCCTTCTGGTTCGACGACCCGAAGGCCTGGTGCGCCTATCCGAACACGTGTTTTCCGGGCGCGCTCGACCGTTTCCAGGCCGCCCTCCGCCATCCCAAGGTTCTGCACTGCTGTTACGGTCAGGGGCAGCGGGAGGAGCTGCACGCGTTGGGCATCACGGGCACGCGCCTGAGCTACCTGGCGGCCGCCCCGGAGTATCTCCGTCACCGGGCCGCGCCGGAGGTGACGGCCCGCGCCTCCTTCATCGGCAATCCGGGGCTGCGCATCCCGCCCACCCCGCAGATCCTGGCCCTGCTGGAAAGGGGGGCGGAGCTGCCGGAGATCCGGGAGGAGGCCCGCCGCGCCGCCATGGCTCACGCCATGGTTTATCTGCACAAGCCCTTGGCGAAGGAGCCGGCCGTGCGGGCCCTCCTCGCGCAGGCCCTGGTCATGCGGGCGGCGGAGCCCTATGTCTCCGCCACCGCCCTGCTGGTCCGCGCCGGGCGGGACTACCCCGGCGCGTTGGAGGCGATCAATGAGGCGGGGGAAATTCTCAACGCCGCGATGTTCGTGAAGATGACCAACCAGTTCGACCGCCCCGCCCTGGTCCACCGCCTTTGGAAGGCGGGACTCCTGGACGTTTACAGCGCGCAGGG
This window contains:
- a CDS encoding tetratricopeptide repeat protein, producing MSGPAFSFAEAAVLAERGLEAQASGDAAAALALYRQAAPALDAVPELHNNLALCELALDRPEAAEAALRRALELRPLYAEARNNLGLVLQKRGLAEEAAAAFRAALEIDPLYAHAAFNLGNVELEAGRAAAAAALFERALALSGGTFPKAAMNLGIALLEAGDPPAAVRAHERARSLAPDDAESAANLALARLMTGDWERGWAEYEARWLLPGYAPPAFPMPAWHGEDLAGKRLLLWTEQGAGTSIQFLRYAAVLAGRGARVTVACEEPLRRLAAAAEGVAAVVPRGEAVPPGAFDFHLPLVSAARLCGTRLESVPPPARFRGVARSAPGRPPFRVALAWTGNPAFSQNARRGVPLEKFAALARAAGERFSWRAFQQGGASLEAWPAGAPPLEPPPHFADFYETAQALAEADLVVTSDTALAHLAGSLGVPTALLLMAAPDWRWQQGGEGDPYDERTPWYPSVRLFRQRLPGAWDAPLAALAARLREWSGGPL
- a CDS encoding glycosyltransferase translates to MKNGLLIVADRRLPASWEKALALEEAARREGRSAVLRDAAELEIPLDFIGHVGEAPFREAYLHILRSIYAVLGRFYEMAEIVAVPPLPDPVRHALSDVEGLRFRVEEAAPAAPAAEAAEPPAAFSSALVVAQDVMPHSTKTSEAILRACRALGLPAVARDGSILRLMADIESQFVADPEAAWAEARERVRGLYGATVREHARPGGPGAAVLALDLNWFFDEALFLDDPAVSRIYSFWFDDPKAWCAYPNTCFPGALDRFQAALRHPKVLHCCYGQGQREELHALGITGTRLSYLAAAPEYLRHRAAPEVTARASFIGNPGLRIPPTPQILALLERGAELPEIREEARRAAMAHAMVYLHKPLAKEPAVRALLAQALVMRAAEPYVSATALLVRAGRDYPGALEAINEAGEILNAAMFVKMTNQFDRPALVHRLWKAGLLDVYSAQGEWEKYGVKSAPDIPFPQLPAAYQRHACHLNGYNSLRDATANEKLFEIAACGRVSVNLLSPDVRHCYADGEVACARSLEEAEAQVRRFLSDPGEALEWGDRARRRTARQHLWTHRLRDLFAQEAGGR